In Aminobacterium sp. MB27-C1, a single genomic region encodes these proteins:
- the yajC gene encoding preprotein translocase subunit YajC — protein MNQQCGQTTGAGGAQGGLLGMLFPLVIFVLIFYFFIIRPQKKRQKQHDDLLAALTRGDQVITAGGFFGTVREVKDDSIILEIADGVKVRILKSSIINKRSAAAEPAVSNEKATSEAPSEEETKEDEEK, from the coding sequence TTGAATCAGCAGTGTGGTCAGACAACAGGAGCTGGTGGAGCGCAAGGTGGTCTTTTGGGGATGCTTTTCCCTCTCGTAATATTTGTGCTTATTTTTTATTTCTTTATCATTAGGCCGCAAAAGAAACGTCAAAAGCAGCATGATGATCTTTTGGCAGCCCTGACTCGTGGCGATCAGGTTATAACTGCAGGTGGCTTTTTTGGTACAGTTCGCGAAGTGAAAGATGACAGCATAATTCTTGAAATAGCAGACGGTGTGAAGGTTCGTATTCTCAAATCTTCTATCATCAATAAGAGATCTGCAGCAGCTGAGCCAGCAGTAAGCAATGAAAAAGCTACTTCCGAGGCTCCTTCTGAAGAAGAGACAAAGGAAGATGAAGAGAAGTAG
- the secD gene encoding protein translocase subunit SecD: MLKKDRWRLVLVAVVIVAALLSVFPIKGKINLGLDLKGGAHIVLQAKSVPGSVLTDDSIERLLAVLRNRIDQYGVAEPVIQREGRDRVIVDLPGVEDPEAALELIGKTALLEFRKVIGATPAVPPGPERPNYVNDEEFKTAQERWNEAKSEIETYKSELEKQSQTIEGAIVAQDDEGRYFLLGSALVSGKHLVDAKTQFDNLGRAVVTLEFNSEGAKLFEQATADNVGKQIAIILDGNVVSAPVVQERISGGNAQISGRFSATEAQRLAIMLRAGALPVPVEVIENRSVGPSLGADSVRSGLKAGLIGTLLVLGFMLLYYRSLGLAADVALGVCILLVFAGLISLKATLTLPGIAGIILTIGMAVDGNILIYERVKEESEMGKTPSAAIDAGFKKALTTILDANVTTLIAAGVLYYFGSGPVRGFAVTLSIGILASVFSAVIVTRVLLQALMSGSKASFSSHRS, encoded by the coding sequence ATGTTGAAGAAAGACCGATGGCGGCTTGTCTTAGTTGCAGTGGTAATTGTTGCCGCCCTGCTCTCTGTCTTTCCTATAAAAGGAAAGATAAATTTAGGTCTTGACTTGAAAGGCGGAGCGCATATTGTTCTCCAGGCAAAGTCTGTGCCAGGTAGTGTCCTTACTGACGATAGTATAGAACGGCTATTGGCTGTTTTAAGAAATCGTATAGATCAGTATGGTGTTGCGGAACCGGTGATTCAGCGAGAGGGACGGGATCGTGTAATAGTCGATTTGCCAGGTGTGGAAGATCCTGAAGCAGCACTTGAGCTTATTGGAAAAACAGCCTTGCTTGAGTTCCGGAAGGTTATCGGTGCAACTCCGGCAGTCCCTCCTGGCCCTGAACGGCCTAATTATGTTAACGACGAAGAATTCAAAACGGCCCAAGAAAGATGGAACGAAGCTAAGAGTGAAATTGAAACATACAAATCTGAACTGGAAAAACAGTCTCAAACTATTGAAGGTGCAATTGTCGCCCAAGATGATGAAGGCAGATATTTTTTGCTTGGTTCAGCTCTTGTAAGCGGGAAACATCTTGTTGATGCCAAGACTCAGTTTGATAATTTGGGGCGGGCAGTTGTTACTCTTGAGTTTAATTCTGAAGGTGCAAAGCTTTTTGAACAGGCGACGGCAGATAATGTAGGGAAACAGATAGCTATTATCCTTGACGGAAATGTAGTTTCTGCGCCTGTGGTTCAAGAGCGTATCAGTGGTGGTAATGCGCAGATTTCAGGACGTTTCTCTGCTACAGAAGCTCAGCGTTTGGCCATAATGCTTCGAGCAGGCGCCCTTCCTGTTCCTGTAGAAGTAATAGAAAACCGATCTGTTGGACCCAGCCTCGGAGCAGATTCTGTCAGATCTGGACTTAAAGCGGGACTTATTGGTACTTTGCTTGTTTTGGGCTTTATGTTGCTTTACTATAGAAGTCTTGGTTTAGCAGCCGATGTTGCGCTTGGTGTATGTATCCTTCTTGTCTTTGCTGGCCTTATCAGCTTGAAGGCAACTCTGACTTTGCCAGGAATAGCCGGTATTATTTTGACTATCGGAATGGCAGTAGATGGAAACATCTTGATTTATGAAAGAGTAAAAGAAGAGTCTGAAATGGGTAAAACGCCTAGTGCTGCAATTGATGCAGGATTTAAAAAAGCGTTAACAACCATTCTTGATGCCAACGTTACTACTCTTATAGCGGCAGGAGTTCTCTATTATTTTGGAAGTGGTCCTGTTCGAGGGTTTGCTGTTACGTTAAGCATAGGGATTTTAGCGAGCGTTTTCAGCGCAGTTATTGTCACCCGTGTTTTGCTCCAGGCTCTCATGAGTGGTTCTAAAGCTTCTTTTTCTAGTCACCGTTCATAG
- the secF gene encoding protein translocase subunit SecF, with translation MFNKKFSFQLMKHRRQALLLSLVLIVVSLGLLLVKGLNLGIDFTGGNVVQVEFSSPVPVGDVRNVLAGVGQKQAVIQAYSDRGVIIRVNADTEESRKEVIQSLKDKYQDMEVLRFEKVGPVVGEKLRREALIAVGLALLGILAYITVRFRFRFAVVSVAALIHDSIITLGVFSLTGREISLPFIAAILTIVGYSLNDTIVVLDRVRENWKYLRQEGIANLLDMSINQTLSRTINTSLTTFLPVLALFIWGGPVIANFSLALLVGIVVGTYSSIYVAGSLLTEWYLKDTNKK, from the coding sequence ATGTTCAATAAAAAGTTTTCTTTTCAACTTATGAAGCATCGGCGACAAGCGCTCCTTCTTAGCCTGGTACTTATTGTAGTGAGCCTTGGACTCCTTTTAGTGAAGGGACTTAATCTGGGTATAGACTTCACAGGAGGTAACGTTGTTCAAGTAGAGTTTAGTTCTCCTGTCCCAGTAGGGGATGTTCGTAATGTTTTGGCAGGAGTCGGCCAAAAACAGGCTGTTATTCAGGCTTATAGCGATCGCGGAGTTATTATTCGAGTTAATGCCGATACAGAGGAATCTCGCAAAGAAGTTATCCAGTCACTTAAAGATAAATATCAGGACATGGAAGTGCTTCGATTCGAGAAGGTAGGACCAGTTGTTGGCGAAAAATTGCGCCGCGAAGCGTTAATTGCTGTGGGACTTGCCCTTTTGGGAATTTTAGCGTATATAACAGTTCGCTTCCGGTTTAGATTTGCCGTAGTTAGCGTTGCTGCACTAATTCATGACTCTATTATTACATTGGGTGTATTCAGTCTTACTGGTCGAGAGATTAGTTTGCCTTTCATCGCTGCTATTTTAACTATTGTCGGTTATTCTCTTAATGATACAATAGTCGTACTTGATAGAGTACGTGAAAATTGGAAGTATTTGAGACAAGAGGGAATTGCCAACTTGCTTGATATGTCTATCAATCAAACTCTGTCAAGAACGATCAATACATCTTTGACAACGTTCCTACCTGTACTTGCCCTTTTCATTTGGGGTGGACCGGTTATAGCTAATTTCTCTTTAGCTTTGCTTGTTGGTATCGTCGTAGGAACATATAGTTCGATTTATGTGGCAGGCTCTCTATTAACGGAATGGTATTTAAAAGATACTAACAAAAAATAA